The Leishmania donovani BPK282A1 complete genome, chromosome 23 genome contains a region encoding:
- a CDS encoding cyclophilin type peptidyl-prolyl cis-trans isomerase, putative: MERVARVVQLQSTAGALSIELYNNFCADSFWQLARSGQLRRLTFRQLLGGFALLGEVETVQGHSTTASEVDAAARSPDGVPLLHVGAGLLSCRPTIGAVTASRLLITLSPQPQLDKTHVVFGRVYSGIHTLEQISRMQVGADFVLYSPVTVVKCSTAVLARGTAPQNATAKVAPAPCAVKSPYPSSILATLE, translated from the coding sequence ATGGAGCGAGTGGCACGCGTGGTACAGCTGCAGAGCACTGCAGGAGCTCTTAGTATCGAGCTTTATAACAACTTCTGCGCCGACTCGTTCTGGCAGCTGGCGAGGAGTGGCCAACTGCGCCGGTTAACGTTCCGCCAGCTATTGGGCGGTTTCGCGCTGCTTGGTGAGGTAGAGACGGTGCAGGGCCACTCGACGACAGCAAGCGAAGtagatgccgctgcgcgaaGTCCAGATGGTGTACCATTACTGCACGTCGGTGCAGGATTGCTGAGTTGCAGGCCAACCATCGGCGCTGTGACAGCCAGTCGCCTTCTCATTACTCTTTCTCCACAGCCGCAGCTCGACAAGACGCACGTCGTCTTTGGCCGTGTCTACTCGGGCATTCACACGTTGGAGCAGATATCTCGCATGCAGGTGGGCGCGGACTTCGTTCTGTACTCTCCTGTGACGGTCGTGAAGTGCAGCACGGCAGTGCTTGCGAGAGGCACCGCACCGCAAAACGCTACGGCCAAagtggcaccggcgccgtgtGCCGTCAAGTCGCCATATCCTTCGAGCATTTTGGCAACGCTGGAGTAg